In Halorhabdus tiamatea SARL4B, a genomic segment contains:
- a CDS encoding sulfite exporter TauE/SafE family protein, with amino-acid sequence MDVPVRANRFVAFGAVTSLSMVAVSGQLPSIGAFPTTQFLAHWWVFPASIVFSTIALAAGVSGALFFSPFFMLGVGLTPAQAIGAGLLTEVFGMGNGLRSYVKQGVVDYDTAKWLLLGAIPAVVVGALLAHAVDPTLLKLLFGAGLIALGAFLVYYDPPEDCEPGECEGEFLEAQNTGRGTTTIEAADGETFTYETCWRAPGLTLSTVGGFITGLISAGLPEIVTTQLIVRCRLPPRVAVATSVFTLGIATGAGALVHALSASPVWYVVAWSIPGVLVGGSIGTRIGKYVPSDLMEVGLGIVFGLVGALVLGVELLA; translated from the coding sequence GTCGATCGGAGCGTTCCCGACGACGCAGTTCCTCGCTCACTGGTGGGTGTTCCCCGCCTCGATCGTCTTCTCGACGATCGCGCTAGCCGCCGGTGTCTCGGGGGCGCTCTTTTTCAGCCCATTCTTCATGCTCGGCGTCGGGCTGACCCCCGCCCAGGCGATCGGTGCCGGTCTCCTGACAGAAGTCTTCGGGATGGGCAACGGCCTCCGGTCGTACGTCAAGCAGGGCGTCGTTGATTACGATACCGCTAAATGGCTGCTCCTCGGTGCGATCCCCGCGGTCGTCGTCGGCGCATTGCTCGCTCATGCCGTCGATCCGACACTGTTGAAACTGCTGTTCGGAGCAGGGCTAATCGCACTCGGGGCATTCCTCGTCTACTACGATCCACCGGAGGACTGCGAACCCGGGGAATGCGAGGGTGAGTTCCTCGAAGCACAAAACACGGGCCGCGGCACGACGACGATCGAAGCGGCCGACGGCGAGACGTTCACCTACGAGACGTGCTGGCGAGCGCCCGGATTGACACTCTCGACCGTCGGTGGGTTCATTACCGGACTCATCAGTGCCGGATTACCCGAGATCGTCACGACACAGTTGATCGTTCGGTGTCGGCTGCCACCGCGCGTCGCGGTCGCGACGAGCGTCTTCACGCTCGGGATCGCCACCGGTGCGGGCGCGCTCGTCCACGCCCTCTCGGCCTCGCCGGTCTGGTACGTCGTCGCGTGGTCGATCCCGGGCGTGCTCGTCGGCGGGTCGATCGGGACTCGAATCGGCAAGTACGTTCCGAGCGATCTGATGGAAGTCGGCCTCGGGATCGTCTTCGGCCTCGTGGGCGCGCTGGTGCTCGGCGTCGAACTGCTGGCCTGA
- a CDS encoding SDR family oxidoreductase — protein MSDDFELTEPELTPEDLLVLEDPRFTEESVALVTGAASGIGQATAVALAANGLTVVGADVDEDGLTETGDLIAEFDLPGPYHPIETDLTSDDDVDAVVEAAAEQGDLRYVANIAGMQHIDPIAEFPMDKYDLLTDIMLRAPFYTAKRAMAHIRETDDGVGAIANMSSVHGHYATQAKPAYITAKHGITGLTRAIAAEGEGSLRGFSVSVGYVLTPLMVNQIRDTAEERGISEQEVVEDVMLGQARTKEMMTPAEVANLFVFGFSSHASHLNGGDLLFDGGYTTTYE, from the coding sequence ATGAGTGATGACTTCGAGTTGACTGAACCTGAATTGACTCCCGAGGACCTTCTGGTTCTGGAGGACCCCCGATTCACCGAAGAGAGCGTCGCCCTCGTGACGGGCGCGGCGTCGGGTATCGGCCAGGCGACGGCCGTCGCACTGGCCGCCAACGGCCTGACGGTCGTCGGTGCGGACGTAGACGAGGACGGTCTCACTGAGACGGGCGATCTGATCGCCGAGTTCGATCTACCCGGCCCGTATCACCCAATCGAGACCGATCTCACCAGCGACGATGACGTGGACGCCGTCGTTGAGGCCGCCGCCGAGCAAGGCGACCTCCGATACGTCGCCAACATCGCCGGGATGCAACACATCGACCCGATCGCGGAGTTCCCGATGGACAAATACGACCTCCTGACGGACATCATGCTCCGGGCCCCGTTCTACACCGCAAAGCGAGCAATGGCTCACATCCGCGAGACCGACGACGGCGTGGGAGCCATCGCGAATATGTCCTCGGTGCACGGCCACTACGCCACGCAGGCCAAGCCGGCCTACATCACGGCTAAACACGGCATTACTGGGCTGACACGAGCGATCGCTGCCGAAGGCGAGGGATCCCTCCGCGGGTTCTCCGTATCGGTGGGGTACGTCCTGACGCCGCTGATGGTCAACCAGATCCGTGACACTGCTGAGGAACGTGGAATCAGCGAGCAGGAAGTCGTCGAGGACGTCATGCTCGGCCAGGCCCGCACCAAGGAGATGATGACGCCCGCCGAAGTCGCGAACCTCTTCGTGTTTGGCTTCTCGTCTCACGCCAGTCACCTCAACGGCGGTGACCTCCTGTTCGACGGCGGCTACACCACCACCTATGAGTGA
- a CDS encoding patatin-like phospholipase family protein, which translates to MTETTNVAIACQGGGSHTAFTAGVLEEMLRTCDWDEEFELVGISGSSGGAFNALAAWYGLVTDGPERAADLVNAIWDDLAASDYDDRLLNSWLKGINRLQASGMPLPQMSPYQVPGKEIGKERIRDVLETHIDFEAIPDYCRLSNPELVVGTVNVNAGVFETFVDEDVTVEAVLASAAVPNVFEAVEINGHYHWDGLFSQNPPVGDMMHQPPDRKPDELWIIQINPQEFEGEPTSVEEIADRRNELSGNISLNQELGFIEQINDWVEDGKLPAEEFSKTDIHRIDMGERFHCSTKIDRDPAFIDKLIDLGNQRCEQFLRERQ; encoded by the coding sequence ATGACTGAGACGACAAACGTGGCCATCGCCTGTCAGGGCGGCGGCAGCCACACGGCGTTTACCGCGGGCGTTCTCGAAGAGATGCTTCGAACGTGCGACTGGGACGAGGAGTTCGAACTCGTGGGCATCAGCGGCAGTTCCGGCGGTGCGTTCAACGCCCTCGCCGCCTGGTACGGCCTCGTGACCGACGGGCCCGAGCGGGCGGCCGATCTCGTCAACGCTATCTGGGACGACCTTGCGGCAAGTGATTACGACGATCGACTGCTCAACTCCTGGCTGAAAGGAATCAACAGACTCCAGGCGAGTGGAATGCCGCTTCCCCAGATGAGCCCCTACCAGGTTCCGGGTAAGGAGATCGGCAAGGAACGCATCCGCGATGTCTTAGAAACCCACATCGACTTCGAGGCAATCCCCGACTACTGTCGGTTGAGCAACCCGGAACTCGTCGTCGGGACGGTCAACGTCAACGCGGGAGTATTCGAAACGTTCGTCGACGAGGACGTGACCGTCGAGGCCGTCCTCGCGTCGGCGGCCGTTCCCAACGTCTTCGAGGCTGTCGAGATCAACGGCCACTACCACTGGGACGGGCTGTTCTCCCAGAACCCGCCCGTCGGCGACATGATGCATCAGCCACCCGATCGCAAACCCGACGAACTCTGGATCATCCAGATCAATCCCCAGGAGTTCGAGGGCGAACCAACGAGCGTAGAGGAAATTGCGGATCGGCGTAACGAGCTCTCGGGGAACATCTCGCTGAATCAGGAACTGGGCTTCATCGAGCAGATCAACGACTGGGTCGAGGACGGAAAACTCCCTGCCGAGGAGTTCTCGAAGACCGACATCCACCGTATCGATATGGGTGAGCGATTCCACTGTTCGACGAAAATCGACCGTGATCCGGCGTTCATCGACAAACTGATCGATCTCGGGAACCAGCGGTGTGAGCAGTTCCTCAGGGAGCGTCAATGA
- the epsC gene encoding serine O-acetyltransferase EpsC, which produces MTYEYTGDIHNSLVESYRADESPFPTDGSRTYPRREFLREEPPLLKQLLFPRCWNASELLDDPDATQSRLTELGRCMQMGISAYSDHDEATVTEIVDRTLDQLSAIRRTLKKDVEAAYKGDPAAKSYCEIIRSYPGFHAILTHRVAHALYEEDIFAYARELAEYARTETGIDIHPGAEIGEHFFVDHGSGVVIGETATVGDWVRIYQNVTLGTLHFEEEEEGEGHMLAKDYNRHPDIGDHVVIGAGSNVLGTVEIGDHVSIGANSWVTEDVPDNTSVVIADHPKQTRKPNR; this is translated from the coding sequence ATGACATACGAATATACAGGCGACATACATAACAGTCTCGTCGAGTCGTATCGAGCGGACGAATCGCCGTTTCCAACGGATGGTTCACGGACGTATCCTCGCCGTGAGTTCCTGCGTGAGGAACCCCCGCTTTTGAAACAGCTCCTGTTCCCCAGGTGCTGGAACGCATCGGAGTTGCTGGACGATCCCGATGCAACGCAGAGTCGTCTGACCGAGCTTGGTCGCTGTATGCAGATGGGTATCTCCGCCTATTCGGATCACGACGAAGCAACCGTGACGGAGATCGTCGACAGGACGCTGGATCAATTGTCGGCAATTCGACGTACCCTCAAAAAGGACGTCGAGGCGGCGTACAAGGGCGATCCGGCAGCGAAGAGTTACTGCGAGATCATCCGGTCCTATCCCGGGTTTCACGCAATCTTAACCCACCGTGTCGCGCATGCTCTCTACGAGGAAGATATTTTCGCCTACGCCCGGGAACTCGCCGAGTATGCGCGAACCGAGACGGGCATCGACATCCACCCGGGTGCCGAAATCGGCGAGCACTTTTTCGTCGATCACGGGTCGGGCGTCGTGATCGGCGAGACCGCGACCGTCGGTGACTGGGTCCGAATCTATCAGAACGTCACGCTCGGGACGCTGCACTTCGAGGAAGAAGAGGAGGGCGAGGGCCATATGCTCGCAAAAGACTACAATCGCCATCCCGACATCGGCGATCACGTCGTCATCGGTGCTGGAAGCAACGTGCTCGGGACGGTCGAGATCGGCGATCACGTGAGTATCGGTGCGAACTCCTGGGTGACTGAAGACGTTCCCGACAACACGAGCGTGGTTATCGCCGATCATCCCAAACAGACGCGGAAACCGAACCGGTGA
- a CDS encoding NAD(P)/FAD-dependent oxidoreductase, protein MDETSGHNEYDVIVVGGGPAGQSAALYTTRLGHRTAIVDVGGGRAAMIQEVHNLIGVPEDDSGMDLLQVGRDQLENYGCDFYRDRVTSCSRDDDGITLVGNSNEYTAEAVVLATGFNDVRPDPPLPRTGRGLHYCLHCDAHMFVDEPVYVMGHGESAVHVAGIMLNFTDEVDLLTRGNDLEWSDETAETLDAHPIDVIHEDISGVQNGEDGWLKALEFEDGEIREYKGGFAMYGAEYNNGLARELGCEINGDGTVEVDDHGRTSVENVYAVGDLTPSHNQLPVALGAGAKAGIDIHFSLRDFPRDPDVLDSQGPVRDEEVPGIPDQLLEQAVDFHTYGE, encoded by the coding sequence ATGGACGAAACGAGTGGTCACAACGAGTACGACGTCATCGTGGTCGGCGGCGGTCCCGCCGGCCAGTCCGCCGCACTGTACACGACCCGGCTCGGCCACCGAACCGCCATTGTCGATGTCGGCGGTGGCCGGGCCGCGATGATCCAGGAGGTCCACAACCTGATCGGCGTTCCCGAGGACGACAGCGGGATGGACTTGCTTCAGGTGGGCCGCGACCAACTGGAGAACTACGGGTGTGACTTCTACCGCGACCGCGTCACCTCCTGCTCGCGTGACGACGACGGGATAACCCTCGTCGGAAACTCGAATGAGTACACCGCCGAGGCCGTCGTCCTCGCCACGGGATTCAACGACGTCCGTCCCGACCCGCCGCTCCCTCGGACCGGCCGGGGACTCCATTATTGTCTGCACTGTGACGCCCACATGTTCGTTGACGAGCCGGTCTACGTCATGGGTCACGGTGAGAGCGCAGTCCACGTTGCGGGGATCATGCTCAACTTCACCGACGAAGTGGATCTGCTGACCCGTGGGAACGACCTCGAGTGGAGCGACGAGACCGCCGAGACGCTCGACGCCCATCCGATCGACGTGATCCACGAGGACATCTCCGGAGTCCAGAACGGCGAGGACGGCTGGCTGAAAGCCCTCGAATTCGAAGATGGCGAGATACGGGAGTACAAAGGCGGCTTCGCCATGTACGGCGCGGAATACAACAACGGTCTCGCGCGGGAGCTCGGGTGTGAAATCAACGGTGACGGGACTGTCGAGGTTGACGATCACGGCCGGACGAGTGTCGAGAACGTCTATGCAGTCGGGGATCTGACTCCGAGCCACAACCAGCTCCCTGTCGCTCTCGGAGCAGGCGCGAAAGCGGGGATTGACATTCATTTCTCGTTGCGTGATTTCCCGCGTGATCCCGACGTGCTGGATTCACAGGGGCCGGTTCGAGACGAGGAAGTCCCGGGGATTCCCGACCAGCTTCTCGAACAGGCCGTGGATTTCCATACCTACGGAGAGTAG
- a CDS encoding peroxiredoxin family protein translates to MSEQTLANDALDFELPNVGVGPDPLSLADVIDASDFAVLLFLRDYHCPKCKAQVSEISEHARTFNELKTAVLPILPEPRDRAADWRDNVVEDFPFPLLADGEKRVAEQYDQPTRYGPVGKLHDLLGRLPQSVVLDTRGDDADVIFTHRGDSIDDRPAAEELIGTVEDVQESFVFDCSLVEC, encoded by the coding sequence ATGTCAGAACAAACGCTTGCCAACGATGCCCTGGACTTCGAATTACCGAACGTCGGCGTCGGTCCCGATCCACTCTCGTTGGCGGATGTGATCGACGCCTCGGACTTCGCGGTATTGCTCTTCCTGCGGGACTATCACTGCCCGAAGTGTAAGGCGCAGGTATCCGAAATCAGCGAGCATGCCCGGACGTTCAACGAACTCAAGACAGCCGTCCTGCCGATTCTGCCCGAGCCACGCGACCGGGCGGCCGACTGGCGGGACAACGTTGTCGAGGACTTCCCGTTTCCATTACTGGCCGACGGCGAGAAGCGCGTCGCCGAGCAGTACGATCAGCCGACACGGTACGGGCCAGTCGGGAAGCTCCACGACCTCCTCGGACGACTCCCCCAAAGCGTCGTCCTCGATACGCGCGGCGATGATGCCGACGTGATCTTCACCCACCGCGGGGACTCGATCGACGATCGCCCGGCAGCCGAAGAACTGATCGGGACCGTCGAGGACGTCCAGGAATCGTTCGTCTTCGACTGTTCGTTGGTGGAGTGTTGA
- a CDS encoding dihydrolipoyl dehydrogenase translates to MTHYDVLVIGGGTGNNVAAAAADAGLDTALVEKGPLGGTCLNRGCNPSKMLIQAASAAQDIRDADRFFLDASLDDVDFSAVVADMDETLSALAQGMEDNYHEKEHLTLYNDEAVFVDDRTVVVDGERLSGEKVVVAAGSRPLVPPIEGIDSVEYLTSREALYLDEQPESLVIVGGGYIAVELGYFFETLGTDVRIVESGENLLGREDPDVSETFTDIARDRHGVHTGYRATAVESVNGSVRVTAESNDGDAITVEGEEVLVAAGRRPNTDTLDVAAAGIETDDRGFIVTDERLQTSAENVWAQGDIAGNAMFKHAGDYETRVAIDNVVHDADRSVDLSAMPHAVFTEPQIAGVGKTEDELEAAGREYVVGRQSLPETPMGRAKKLEHGFVKVLATPDGEILGCHMLGEEVSTMIHEVLVAMRAGAGQVSDITDTIHAHPTLNKAVEYAFRDALNE, encoded by the coding sequence ATGACTCACTACGACGTGCTCGTCATTGGTGGCGGAACCGGGAACAACGTCGCGGCGGCCGCGGCCGACGCCGGACTCGATACCGCACTGGTCGAGAAAGGGCCGCTCGGTGGCACCTGTCTCAACCGCGGCTGTAATCCCTCGAAGATGCTCATCCAGGCCGCCAGTGCGGCCCAGGATATCCGAGACGCTGATCGGTTCTTCCTCGACGCGTCACTCGACGACGTGGACTTCTCGGCTGTCGTCGCGGACATGGACGAGACCCTGTCCGCGCTCGCTCAGGGGATGGAAGACAACTACCACGAGAAAGAGCACCTCACGCTGTACAACGACGAAGCAGTCTTCGTCGATGACCGAACTGTTGTGGTGGATGGCGAACGTCTCAGCGGGGAGAAAGTCGTCGTCGCGGCCGGGAGTCGCCCACTCGTACCGCCGATCGAGGGGATCGATTCTGTCGAGTATCTCACCAGTCGCGAAGCGCTGTATCTTGACGAGCAACCTGAGAGCCTCGTCATCGTCGGTGGCGGATACATCGCGGTGGAGTTGGGCTACTTCTTCGAAACGCTTGGGACGGACGTTCGGATCGTCGAATCCGGTGAGAACCTGCTTGGCCGGGAAGACCCCGACGTGAGCGAGACGTTCACCGATATCGCCCGCGATCGCCACGGGGTTCACACCGGGTATCGCGCGACAGCAGTCGAGTCAGTGAACGGTTCTGTCCGGGTCACCGCCGAAAGCAACGATGGCGACGCCATTACCGTCGAGGGCGAGGAGGTACTGGTTGCGGCGGGCCGGCGACCGAACACGGACACCCTGGATGTTGCGGCGGCCGGGATCGAAACTGACGACCGCGGATTCATCGTGACCGATGAACGGCTACAGACGAGTGCGGAGAACGTCTGGGCACAGGGTGACATCGCAGGCAACGCGATGTTCAAACACGCCGGCGATTACGAAACCCGAGTCGCGATCGACAATGTGGTCCACGACGCCGACCGGTCGGTCGATCTCTCGGCGATGCCCCACGCCGTCTTCACCGAACCACAGATCGCCGGCGTCGGAAAGACCGAAGACGAACTCGAAGCAGCGGGCCGTGAGTACGTGGTCGGCCGGCAGTCACTCCCCGAGACGCCGATGGGTCGGGCCAAGAAGCTAGAGCACGGTTTCGTGAAAGTGCTCGCTACCCCGGACGGCGAGATCCTGGGGTGTCACATGCTCGGTGAGGAAGTTTCCACAATGATCCACGAAGTGCTGGTGGCGATGCGGGCCGGGGCTGGACAGGTCAGCGACATCACGGACACGATTCACGCCCACCCGACGCTGAACAAGGCCGTCGAGTACGCCTTCCGGGACGCCCTGAACGAGTAG
- a CDS encoding winged helix-turn-helix transcriptional regulator produces the protein MSSDAQTATSVPEQLTVTPPRFVEPSESFDTIQTVTGRKWHLRIVYHLLEDGPMGFSALKHSLDGVSSKMLSESLSSLEEEHLVWREIVSDQPVRVEYSLTERGKALEPAIAALLRWDSEFDREEDV, from the coding sequence ATGAGTTCCGACGCGCAGACGGCGACGAGCGTTCCCGAACAGCTGACGGTGACTCCGCCGCGGTTTGTCGAACCGAGCGAGTCGTTTGACACTATCCAGACAGTCACTGGACGGAAGTGGCACCTCCGGATCGTCTACCACCTGCTCGAAGACGGGCCGATGGGGTTCAGTGCACTCAAGCACTCGCTGGACGGCGTCTCCTCGAAGATGCTCTCGGAGAGCCTCTCCTCTCTGGAGGAGGAACACCTCGTCTGGCGAGAAATCGTCAGCGACCAGCCGGTTCGCGTCGAGTATTCGTTGACCGAACGGGGCAAAGCACTAGAACCCGCCATCGCGGCACTCCTCAGGTGGGACAGCGAGTTCGACCGCGAGGAGGATGTCTGA
- a CDS encoding HesA/MoeB/ThiF family protein: MPNPDLDSETLDRYARQIVMDDVGPAGQAQLREGAVLVVGVGGLGSPVTQYLAAAGVGRLGLVDGDVVERSNLQRQVIHGTDDIGRPKVDSAAEFVADLNPDVTVETHESTLGPDNATALVEDYDVVVDASDNFPTRYLLNDACALTETPLVNGAVYRFEGQVTTFDGSGPCYRCLFPEAPPDGAVPDCATAGVLGVLPGTIGTLQATEAIKQLLGVGVSLVGRLLQYDARSLTTETIPFDARPDCPLCGENPAIQSLEDVTYEDSCSVPAE; encoded by the coding sequence ATGCCGAACCCGGACCTCGACTCCGAAACCCTCGACCGGTACGCCCGCCAGATCGTCATGGACGACGTGGGGCCGGCGGGACAGGCACAACTGCGTGAGGGAGCAGTCCTCGTCGTCGGCGTCGGTGGTCTCGGGTCACCCGTGACGCAGTACCTGGCGGCGGCAGGCGTCGGTCGACTCGGTCTCGTCGATGGCGACGTCGTCGAGCGGAGCAACCTCCAGCGACAGGTGATCCACGGGACCGACGACATCGGCCGCCCCAAGGTCGACAGCGCGGCCGAGTTCGTCGCCGACCTCAATCCGGACGTAACGGTCGAGACGCACGAGAGTACTCTCGGGCCGGACAACGCTACGGCACTGGTCGAGGACTACGACGTGGTCGTCGACGCGTCCGACAATTTCCCGACGCGCTATCTCCTCAACGACGCGTGTGCACTCACCGAGACGCCCTTGGTGAACGGCGCAGTGTATCGCTTCGAAGGGCAGGTCACGACGTTCGACGGCTCAGGACCCTGCTACCGGTGTCTTTTCCCCGAAGCGCCGCCGGACGGTGCCGTCCCGGACTGTGCGACTGCGGGCGTCCTGGGGGTGTTGCCCGGGACGATCGGAACCCTGCAGGCGACCGAGGCGATCAAACAGTTACTCGGGGTCGGCGTCTCGCTGGTCGGACGGCTCCTCCAGTACGACGCCCGGTCGCTGACGACCGAGACGATTCCGTTCGACGCCCGGCCCGACTGTCCTCTGTGTGGCGAGAACCCCGCGATTCAGTCACTCGAGGACGTTACCTACGAAGACTCCTGCAGCGTTCCGGCGGAGTGA
- a CDS encoding redox-regulated ATPase YchF, with translation MSYKIGLVGKPSVGKSTFFNAATMNDVPEGAYPFTTIDPSVGEAYVRVDCAAPEFGHTCTPNHGYCDDGVRFVPTKLVDVAGLVPGAHEGKGLGNQFLSDLNEADVLVHVVDFTGETDLEGEPTTDHDPREDIDFLENELDMWYLDVFEKGIERYRSGYNGDDGDIEVDLAEQLSAFGIGEDEIKQVILGEGLALDPDTWDETDREALAREIRMRTKPIVIAANKMDTEAAQDNWETVTTDPGYEHLTFVPVSAHAEKALKNGDEQGVLEYRPGDEDFTVTADLPEEKAAGLEEIREFIGAYGGTGVQNVIETALFDVLDAIAVFPGARKPQDDGTFLQDCFVLPDGSTAEDFAYFLHTDIGEGFLHAHDVRSERQVGAETKLDHRDVVEITTTN, from the coding sequence ATGAGCTACAAGATCGGACTCGTGGGCAAACCCTCGGTGGGGAAGTCCACGTTCTTCAATGCGGCGACGATGAACGACGTGCCCGAGGGGGCCTACCCGTTCACGACGATCGACCCGTCGGTCGGCGAGGCGTACGTCCGGGTCGACTGTGCGGCCCCGGAGTTCGGCCACACCTGCACGCCGAATCACGGGTACTGTGACGACGGCGTTCGCTTCGTCCCGACGAAACTGGTCGATGTCGCGGGACTCGTTCCCGGCGCTCACGAGGGCAAGGGTCTCGGAAACCAGTTCCTTTCGGACCTGAACGAGGCGGATGTCCTCGTCCACGTCGTCGATTTCACTGGCGAGACCGACCTGGAGGGTGAGCCGACGACGGACCACGACCCGCGGGAGGACATCGACTTTCTGGAGAACGAACTCGACATGTGGTATCTCGACGTCTTCGAGAAGGGTATCGAGCGCTATCGCTCGGGGTACAACGGAGACGACGGCGATATTGAAGTCGACCTCGCCGAACAGCTCTCGGCGTTCGGGATCGGCGAAGACGAGATCAAGCAGGTCATCCTCGGCGAAGGCCTCGCACTCGATCCAGACACGTGGGACGAGACAGATCGTGAGGCGCTCGCCCGCGAGATCCGGATGCGAACCAAGCCAATCGTCATCGCGGCCAACAAGATGGACACCGAGGCTGCACAGGACAACTGGGAGACGGTGACGACCGACCCCGGGTACGAGCACCTGACGTTCGTGCCCGTCTCCGCCCACGCCGAGAAGGCGCTGAAAAACGGCGACGAGCAGGGCGTCCTGGAGTATCGGCCCGGCGACGAGGACTTCACCGTGACGGCTGACCTTCCCGAAGAGAAAGCCGCGGGACTCGAGGAAATTCGCGAGTTCATCGGGGCCTACGGCGGAACTGGCGTCCAGAACGTCATCGAAACGGCGCTGTTCGACGTCCTCGACGCGATCGCTGTCTTCCCTGGCGCACGAAAGCCACAGGACGACGGCACGTTCCTCCAGGACTGTTTCGTCCTGCCCGACGGCTCGACGGCCGAGGACTTCGCGTACTTCCTGCATACGGACATCGGCGAGGGATTCCTCCACGCCCACGACGTCCGCTCGGAACGCCAGGTGGGGGCGGAGACGAAACTCGATCACCGGGACGTGGTCGAGATCACGACGACGAACTGA
- a CDS encoding DNA topoisomerase IV subunit A yields the protein MSTDTGETADGSDGDARERLIELAAQFYDQFERGDVPHMDVPTRTKTNIEYDPEQKVWVYGDRKSTRSANSVRGAQKLLKVIYSIDFLANQLEEDRSSTLRELYYLSESWDLDEAQFNSQDESNQLIEDLEIVSDVRREEFHMRPEESGAKVMGPLRLREQTNRGDREIHCQDDVGQGGYQIPNDPDTIDFLDNDADFVLCVETGGMRDRLVENGFDDEYNALVVHLGGQPARATRRLTKRLHDELDLPVTVFTDGDPWSYRIYGSVAYGSIKSAHLSKYLATPEAQFIGVQPEDIVEYDLPTDPLADSDVNALESELEDPRFQTDYWEEQIELQLDIDKKSEQQALASYGLDFVTDTYLPERLDEMGIL from the coding sequence ATGAGCACGGACACAGGCGAAACGGCAGACGGAAGCGACGGGGACGCCCGCGAGCGCTTGATCGAACTGGCGGCACAGTTCTACGACCAGTTCGAGCGCGGCGACGTGCCCCACATGGACGTCCCGACCCGGACGAAGACCAACATCGAGTACGACCCCGAACAGAAGGTCTGGGTCTACGGCGACCGCAAGAGCACGCGCTCTGCCAACAGCGTCCGGGGGGCACAGAAACTCCTGAAGGTCATCTATTCGATCGACTTCCTGGCAAACCAGCTCGAAGAAGACCGCTCTTCGACGCTGCGTGAACTCTACTACCTGAGCGAATCGTGGGACCTCGACGAAGCGCAGTTCAACAGCCAGGACGAGTCAAATCAGCTCATCGAGGACCTAGAGATCGTCTCGGACGTGCGCCGCGAGGAGTTCCACATGCGCCCCGAGGAATCGGGTGCCAAGGTGATGGGACCCCTCCGTCTCCGCGAGCAGACCAACCGCGGCGACCGGGAGATCCACTGCCAGGACGACGTGGGCCAGGGCGGCTATCAGATCCCGAACGATCCCGACACCATCGATTTCCTGGACAATGACGCCGACTTCGTCCTCTGTGTCGAGACCGGCGGCATGCGCGATCGACTCGTCGAGAACGGCTTCGACGACGAGTACAACGCGCTGGTCGTCCACCTCGGCGGCCAGCCCGCCCGTGCGACCCGGCGGTTGACCAAGCGCCTCCACGACGAACTCGATCTGCCGGTGACGGTGTTCACTGACGGCGACCCGTGGTCGTATCGAATCTACGGCTCCGTCGCGTACGGGTCGATCAAGTCCGCGCACCTCTCGAAGTACCTGGCGACGCCCGAGGCGCAGTTCATCGGCGTCCAGCCCGAGGACATTGTCGAGTACGACCTGCCGACCGACCCCCTCGCGGATTCGGACGTCAACGCCCTCGAATCCGAACTCGAGGACCCCCGCTTCCAGACCGACTACTGGGAAGAACAGATCGAACTCCAACTCGATATCGACAAGAAGTCCGAACAGCAGGCGCTTGCCTCCTACGGCCTTGACTTCGTGACTGATACGTATCTGCCTGAGCGACTCGACGAGATGGGTATCCTGTAG